The proteins below come from a single Branchiostoma floridae strain S238N-H82 chromosome 5, Bfl_VNyyK, whole genome shotgun sequence genomic window:
- the LOC118416204 gene encoding uncharacterized protein LOC118416204, with protein MRTLLLLCAVSVAFAAKRFDGEQVLRIHPEHEGHLKELVRLEKSEQMLDFWKGPTHLSRPVDVRVPKDLLKEVKTLLQKTGMKYKVMVEDLQQSINIERSHIRAIGFNFDDYNTYNDINAQLNDFASSYPSLASVFQIGTSHQGRAINAIKVGSAGSNKPAVFLEGMIHAREWVVGATLLYNIKFLLEGYGSDSQITSLMNSVDFYFVPVTNVDGYIHTHTNDRMWRKTRSGPHGYSWWTGDCYGVDPNRNWDEHFGGPGTSSDPCSDIFRGSRAFSEVETQAVSDWVLANSNNLKAYLGVHAYSQMWMTPYGWTSATPPDYEEQYDLAGRIVSAIYSVNRKRFAYGTITNVIYEASGSSCDWAYTVAGIKYSYAIELRDEGQYGFVLPANQIRPSADEFFAGLLVLAEQVAAEYCDPRRVIGRRYSTSHEPASPCTFTMKVLLLLFTITVASAVTRFDGEQVLRVIPQDESQLQELAKLAMTDVRLDFWKSPGGLFRPVDVRVPKNFLMHIKNLLGNTGIQYTVMIDDLQQLINNQTSTSIPNEFDFDQYNSYEDINAQLQDFTDKYSSLTTLIKIGVSHESRDIYAIRVGSAGTNKPAIFLEGQIHAREWIVSATLLYNIKFLLEGYGTEDRITKLMDEVDFYFLPVANPDGYVYTRTTNRMWRKTRSGPIDGCYGVDPNRNWNDHFGDPGASNNPCSDTYHGPSAFSEVETKSLSNWVLENGKNIKAYLAVHSYSEMWMSPYGWTRDLPPDYEDQNDLGGKAVSAIREVHGLNFKHGSIADVIYVTSGNSADWAYTEAGIKYAYAIELRDKGRYGFVLPPDQIKPSAEEFFAALLVVAEHIAIEFYT; from the exons ATGAGGACTTTGTTACTCCTGTGTGCCGTGTCCGTGGCGTTCGCTGCCAAGCGATTCGATGG AGAACAAGTTTTGCGAATCCACCCGGAGCACGAGGGGCATCTGAAGGAGCTGGTGCGGCTGGAGAAGTCCGAGCAGATG CTTGACTTCTGGAAGGGCCCTACCCACCTGTCCCGTCCCGTGGATGTGCGAGTGCCCAAGGACCTCCTCAAGGAAGTGAAGACCCTACTGCAGAAGACGGGCATGAAGTACAAG GTGATGGTCGAGGACCTTCAACAGAGCATCAACATCGAGAGATCGCACATCCGCGCCATCGGCTTCAACTTCGACGACTACAACACATATAATGAC ATTAATGCGCAGCTGAACGACTTCGCCTCCAGCTACCCCAGTCTGGCGTCTGTCTTCCAGATCGGAACGTCTCACCAGGGCCGCGCCATCAACGCCATCAAG GTGGGGAGCGCTGGTAGTAACAAGCCCGCCGTTTTCCTGGAGGGAATGATTCACGCCCGGGAATGGGTCGTGGGTGCCACACTGCTCTACAACATCAAGTTC TTGCTGGAGGGTTATGGCAGTGACAGCCAGATCACGTCACTGATGAACAGCGTGGACTTCTACTTCGTCCCAGTGACCAACGTCGACGGATACATCCACACCCACACAAAC GACCGGATGTGGCGTAAAACTCGTTCCGGTCCCCATGGCTATTCCTGGTGGACCGGTGACTGCTACGGAGTCGACCCCAACCGTAACTGGGACGAACACTTTGGAG GCCCCGGGACCAGCTCTGATCCCTGCTCTGATATCTTCCGCGGATCGAGAGCCTTCTCGGAGGTCGAGACCCAAGCGGTGTCCGACTGGGTCCTGGCGAACAGCAACAACCTGAAGGCCTACCTGGGCGTACATGCCTACTCCCAGATGTGGATGACTCCGTACGGCTGGACCTCCGCCACACCGCCGGACTATGAGGAGCAG TATGACCTTGCTGGAAGGATCGTGAGCGCCATCTACTCAGTCAATAGGAAGCGCTTCGCGTATGGGACAATCACCAACGTCATCT ACGAGGCGTCAGGTTCGAGCTGTGATTGGGCTTACACCGTGGCCGGAATCAAGTATTCCTACGCCATCGAGCTCCGTGATGAGGGGCAGTACGGCTTCGTGCTACCTGCTAACCAAATCCGACCTTCCGCCGACGAGTTCTTTGCAGGACTTCTG GTCCTGGCCGAGCAGGTGGCGGCTGAGTACT GTGACCCTAGGCGCGTGATCGGGCGTAGGTACAGTACGTCACATGAGCCCGCCTCGCCGT GTACTTTCACCATGAAGGTTCTGCTGCTTTTGTTTACCATCACTGTAGCTTCTGCCGTTACGCGCTTTGATGG AGAACAAGTGCTGCGAGTTATTCCTCAAGATGAGAGCCAACTTCAGGAACTGGCGAAGCTGGCGATGACAGACGTCAGG CTGGATTTCTGGAAAAGCCCAGGTGGGCTGTTCCGTCCTGTGGATGTGCGTGTGCCCAAGAACTTCCTCATGCACATCAAGAACCTGTTGGGTAATACTGGAATACAGTACACG GTGATGATCGACGACCTTCAACAACTTATCAACAACCAAACGTCAACTTCGATCCCCAACGAGTTTGACTTCGATCAATACAACAGTTATGAGGAT ATCAATGCGCAGCTGCAGGACTTCACTGATAAGTACAGCAGTCTGACTACTCTCATCAAGATCGGCGTCTCGCACGAGTCCCGAGATATCTACGCTATTAGG GTGGGGAGTGCTGGTACCAACAAACCCGCCATTTTCCTGGAGGGACAGATCCACGCCCGGGAATGGATCGTGTCTGCCACGCTGCTCTACAACATCAAGTTC TTGCTGGAAGGTTACGGTACGGAGGACCGCATCACTAAACTGATGGACGAAGTGGACTTTTACTTCCTTCCAGTCGCCAACCCGGACGGATACGTCTACACACGGACTACT AACCGAATGTGGCGTAAAACTCGGTCCGGTCCAATTGATGGTTGTTACGGAGTGGATCCCAACAGGAACTGGAATGATCATTTTGGAG ACCCTGGTGCCAGCAACAACCCCTGCTCAGACACCTACCACGGACCCAGCGCCTTCTCCGAGGTCGAGACAAAGTCACTGTCAAACTGGGTTTTGGAGAACGGCAAAAACATCAAGGCGTACCTGGCCGTCCACTCCTACTCCGAGATGTGGATGAGTCCGTACGGCTGGACCCGTGACCTACCTCCGGACTACGAGGACCAG AATGACCTTGGTGGGAAGGCCGTTAGCGCCATAAGGGAAGTGCATGGACTGAATTTTAAGCATGGATCTATCGCCGACGTCATCT ACGTTACGTCAGGGAACAGCGCGGACTGGGCCTACACCGAGGCGGGCATCAAGTACGCCTACGCCATCGAGCTGCGCGACAAGGGGCGGTACGGCTTCGTGCTGCCTCCCGACCAGATCAAGCCTTCAGCCGAAGAGTTCTTCGCAGCGCTTCTG GTGGTGGCCGAGCATATCGCTATTGAGTTCTATACCTGA